A window of the Vigna angularis cultivar LongXiaoDou No.4 chromosome 3, ASM1680809v1, whole genome shotgun sequence genome harbors these coding sequences:
- the LOC108319740 gene encoding uncharacterized protein LOC108319740 — translation MQKTLPPKFKYPGSFTIPCTIGNHDIGKTLIDLGASINLMPLSMFKKIGDHEIKPTRMMLQLIDRSVKYPYGVVEDVVVKIDKLQFLVDFVVMEMGENAEMPLILGRPFMKTTKVIIHVDNGVLTLNDQDEEVTFNVFNEMQLIQVKQARPKAPGEVCSVTSLPDQAAKLVKRNHNCFSPKLKEEDKDKEELVH, via the coding sequence ATGCAGAAGACTCTAcctccaaaatttaaatatccggggagtttcaccattccttgtACCATTGGAAACCATGATATAGGGAAAactttaattgatttaggggctaGCATCAACTTGATGCCCCTATCTATGTTTAAAAAGATTGGTGATCATGAAATCAAGCCAACAAGAATGATGCTTCAGTTGATAGATAGGTCTGTCAAATACCCTTATGGTGTGGTAGAAGACGTGGTGGTGAAGATTGATAAACTCCAATTCCTAGTTgattttgtagtgatggagatgggGGAAAATGCAGAAATGCCACTTATCCTTGGaagaccattcatgaagacaaccAAGGTCATAATTCATGTAGATAATGGAGTGTTAACATTGAACGatcaagatgaagaggtgactTTTAATGTCTTTAATGAGATGCAACTAATTCAAGTAAAACAGGCTAGACCTAAAGCACCAGGGGAAGTTTGCTCAGTAACTAGTCTACCTGATCAAGCTGCAAAGTTGGTTAAGAGGAATCATAATTGTTTCTCTCCAAAACTAAAGGAAGAGgataaagataaagaagaacTAGTTCACTAA